In Porites lutea chromosome 9, jaPorLute2.1, whole genome shotgun sequence, a single window of DNA contains:
- the LOC140947625 gene encoding uncharacterized protein — MAEPDNFYYNQEHHYRQQPTTRDDYIAFAQANANYCYQLSVWWWNVYNGYNQSWGSQLSDQNCECAERSVTVRCDCDYWQGENQSDPRLQKENSCKDCPGHPISSSFSSHCPSKSGSSHFPCCPCDEIFTGIDNDKYGACNNTYEDCEDDDDVVDDGDDDDDDDDNDNNNNYDEDDVDEHIYSNNEDNYYASDNSGSDDNDSDTNMEVEDNFRKFLEQSERHRQEREQRKQEVLQEKDEYIEVGSIHLNTTTSAPSEQPGAKRKEEMNVLYGKHAPLIMSLEASLQLNYDKNCDIRQPVFWPSIPLKF, encoded by the exons ATGGCTGAACCGGATAATTTCTACTACAATCAGGAACACCATTATAGACAACAGCCTACAACAAGAGACGACTACATCGCGTTCGCCCAAGCAAACGCGAATTATTGCTATCAGTTATCGGTATGGTGGTGGAATGTTTACAACGGCTACAATCAGTCTTGGGGCAGTCAGCTTTCAGATCAGAATTGTGAATGTGCAGAAAGATCTGTGACTGTCAGATGCGACTGTGACTACTGGCAGGGTGAAAATCAGAGTGATCCCCGTTTGCAAAAAGAGAATTCATGCAAAGACTGTCCTGGTCATCCAATTTCATCTTCTTTTAGTTCACATTGTCCTAGTAAAAGTGGGAGCTCACATTTTCCTTGCTGTCCCTGTGATGAAATATTTACGGGAATTGATAATGATAAATATGGTGCCTGCAATAATACATATGAGGATtgtgaagatgatgatgatgttgttgacgatggtgatgatgatgatgatgatgatgataatgacaataacaataattatgatgaagatgatgtggATGAGCATATTTATTCCAACAATGAAGACAATTATTATGCCAGTGATAATAGTGGAAGTGATGACAATGACAGTGACACAAATATGGAAGTTGAGGACAATTTCAGAAAATTCTTAGAACAATCAGAGAGGCACAGACAAGAAAGGGAGCAAA GAAAGCAAGAAGTGTTACAAGAGAAGGATGAATACATTGAAG TTGGATCAATCCACCTCAATACAACCACAAGTGCCCCATCAGAACAACCTGGTGCCAAGAGGAAAGAAGAAATGAATGTACTTTATGGCAAACATGCCCCCCTTATAATGTCACTTGAGGCATCACTTCAGCTGAACTATGATAAGAACTGTGATATAAGACAGCCTGTTTTCTGGCCGAGCATTCCCCTGAAGTTTTGA
- the LOC140948488 gene encoding transcription factor IIIA-like, with amino-acid sequence MAARENVHVCDYKRCGKSFSKEIRLVEHKRMHTGERPCVCPHEGCQKSFIRAVHLKRHLLSHNKEKVFKCSQCEMSFVTKHNCKRHEQRAHNRPFKCPYEGCELEFMRCNQLKIHQFAHTSEKPFKCKERGCLAMFDSPGKLKRHQKRHDEGAAPFFPRCRDDAFAYEWLRKHVSSHKCGIFCEG; translated from the exons atggcggcccGGGAAAATGTCCACGTGTGCGATTACAAGCGTTGCGGAAAATCGTTTTCTAAGGAAATCCGGTTGGTAGAACACAAAAGAATGCACACAGGAGag agaCCTTGTGTATGCCCTCATGAGGGCTGTCAGAAATCATTTATCCGGGCTGTCCATTTAAAAAGGCACTTGCTGTCtcataacaaagaaaaagttttcaa GTGCAGTCAGTGTGAAATGTCATTTGTCACCAAACACAACTGCAAAAGGCATGAACAACGTGCTCACAACAGGCCTTTCAAG TGCCCTTATGAAGGCTGTGAGCTGGAGTTCATGAGATGTAATCAGCTGAAGATCCATCAGTTTGCTCACACTAGTGAAAAACCTTTTAA GTGTAAAGAGAGAGGTTGTCTAGCCATGTTTGATTCACCTGGAAAACTAAAGCGTCACCAAAAGAGGCATGATGAAG GGGCAGCACCCTTCTTTCCAAGATGTCGCGATGATGCATTTGCTTATGAATGGCTGCGGAAGCATGTGTCGTCCCACAAGTGTGGCATATTTTGTGAAGGTTAA